Within Quercus lobata isolate SW786 chromosome 5, ValleyOak3.0 Primary Assembly, whole genome shotgun sequence, the genomic segment cccactctgataccaattgaaagttcaaatagtgtataaaacacccttgaacgtttagacccccaattacaaaataaacaattcaacctttatgacaaacaattagtgtgcggaaaatgaacacaagctataaacaaaattggtaaacaatccaagccaattaaaatcacatccacagcagaaaataaaatgtaaagataaagggaagaaagatacaaacacaaggacaacataacgatgtgttatcgaagaggaaactgaagccctcggcgtaaaacctcttcgtcaccctccaagcggtaagtaatccactagaaaatgtagttgggatacatgaacagcaatagaccttccaagcctaatctacccagtgtacctaagccctccaagcttcttgctccaacgaggttgcgacgaacctatttcttttctaacttcccggattccgctacttgaccatagcatcgaccaatgtaaattggttccttcctaactgcttctcagaacaccaaacaaccctctcatagtgatggatatggtgagaaaaggttttggtaaaaagtctctcaaggatttaacaatggagaggtagagagtagaggaatttgaagagtctcttatgtgaagatcatggatgaatcaatcttgttttactctaaggtttttctctcaaaattctctctggaagctctctatctttcgtgggtataaggggtatttatactgaggtgAGAATggatgtgaagagtcaggtttttcaaaacagggctggctcgcagCTTGACTGTGTCGCgagataacagaacggccagttgtcctattttgtcctgtagtgctccagttagcatgacgcttcaacttctggcatgcctggcacgtgtgcatcttttggcggcttgcagccgcgagtcacccgcatgatccagtcgcgagtctctgtttttcttgcacacacttgagcatttcatcacactatctcactcactacccttacaaaaatcccacctaaatacaaggttactaaatgttgaaatacaagcaaatttaacacggaataaagccaacaagatggttgattaaatttaaccttacaCCTACTATTGGTCACAGAAAATATAATGCATacatacaaaaaaacaaatgaagaaacttaaaataacaaaagaatCCTAAGGCATAAAAGTCTCTCAATTATTACTTATTAATGCACACCTGTAAATATTAACCAGTTCAAGGAATTTGTAGGAATGAAAAATTAGTTTCGAAGAGAAGTAACAGATGTTTCAAGATAGCAAAGCCACTTGCAAACATCATTGTAAGGTTAGAATTTTTGcacaatgaaaaattaaattactatAGATTCTATAATTACAATGAACTTAAGATTTCAATGGACTGAAAAATACGCAGAAAATCAAGAGTACAAAGAAAGGttctttctttcactttttcccCCTCTATCCAATGCTAAACAACACCCACACCTATGACCTACCCTGACCCAGCCTACCTGTTGAACCCCTGAGCCAAAGCATCAGGGATAGAGGGCTTCTATTGATACATCAATGCCACATATGACAAAGAAATAACACTGACCTGGTGAATAGCAGCTTCAATCTTCTTTTGCGCTTCAACATTAAAAGGATCTGCATAAAGAAGGGCCTGTATCACACAATAACAAGAACGTATATGTATCAGTTTCTCCATCTAAAAATCgttatcaaattaaattatttatgtaagAAACTCAATGGTTACAATTTAACTAAATCTGATCAGTAAATGGTAAGTACGTaaatacacacatatattaGAGGCCAATATATTAGAACTTGAAAAGTACTTTATGTGGTAAAAACTTAGCACCATGACATAAGCTATAAAGGCCAAGGAAGAGAAAGAGTTAGAGCCACCAGATAAGCAACTTACGAGCTCCTCTTCTTGTTGACGTCGTAAATCAGATTTTTGGCGATGACGCTCTCGTAAAAGGTCTTGCAGTTTATTTAGATCATTTCCCAGAACAGCTTGTGCTAGTTCAGGATCATTCTGTAAATTCAACGTAAATTTTAGATTGCTAGAAACTCAccaattaagaaaataaatcataGAAATCAAGAACGGATTACAAACAAtccaatcatttttatttttattttcacatataaTTTTATGCCAACTGCTACTGATTGGCATGGCATTTTCAGATAATAatccaattttcaaaatcatctccCAAATAGGCTCTAGCTCAAGAACACCATGAGGGTATGGTAGTGCAAATAATATTAGAACCAACCTATTACTCAAGTAGTTAATTTTCCAGACTTTATCTGATTCCAGTTTTCTTTTGAATAGGAAAACCCTATTTACATGCTTCAAACCCCAATTTGAAATGCAAAGAATAACTTTGAAGAAAAAGACCACAGTTTTACCTGAAACAACTGAGCCATAAGATTAGAATCACTTCGAATATGCTGCTGGAAAGCTCCAGGGTTCACAGCAGACCCATCTGGATTGAAGCTCAAATTATTGGTAGGTGcactaaaataatttcaaataataagAGTCAGAAAAAAGCTTTAGATTCCTGTTTAGTACATAACAATTATTGagataaaattacaaaagttatCTTAGTGTGCTTCATCATGAGACAGTGATTTGCTTTTACATGGGATCTAAAATGTGCATAGGGAATAAGTGTAACATTTTCAGACAAAAACTCAATCTAACATCTCAAGTCACCATACTGTAATTTGCAGACTGGATTGCCGAGTATTAGCTCTACATAATCTTGGCATCCCTTAAATTCCTCATAATCatggaaattaaaaataattttttagagcACAAAAGATTGTGTCTGAAGTTATTCTATCAACCCATCCTACAAGCATCAATTCCATTACTTCATTAATATGTAAAACCAAAATATCTCGTCATATAATCAAGGACAACTGACTtcaaactgaaaaagaaaatgcaagagGAAAATCGGCTGTGTTTCTCAATGACATAGACAAGACATAGGACATCAGCTACCAAGATTGTTAAAACCAGCAGCATATGACATTTTAATCCTCTATCTGCCTCTAGGACATATGCTCATGCATATTTTGTGGTGGAATTTAATGACAGGATCATACTTATTTGTAACAGGAGGCCAGATCTCTAGGCCAACAACTGATTGCGAAGGAGTTCATGGgatcaaaatttgtttttctttttccctttccaATTGGCTAGGCAGTTTTAAACTTTAACATAAACAGCTCTAGGACAGACAAATTGAAAGAACAGAATACACACTATgtgaacaaaaattattaaatttatgtacAAGTTTAATAAAGCATTTGTAATGATTCTGAAGAGAACTAACTTGATTGACATAATGAATAAGCATTCAGCACATTTGTTTGAACCATGTATGTGCATATTGGTACTTGAATCTGTTCCCATGGTCCACATAATATGATTTGAGCGAGTAATGTTAGCctgaaaaactcaaaagatgTATTATCAATAAGCCACAACAGATTTGAATGCTTTCTTGTACAAAATTATTGGCAGCAATGGCACAAaggaaaagaatacaaaatCTTACATAATGTGTTCCtccttcaaattcaaatttcaacacACTCACACCAACAATCTGATATGTTAACTTAGGTTGCATTGACGAGAATCTATTgcagattaaaaaaaagttagagaaTGTCTAGAAACTGATGGCATCTTAAAGCACCTTCGTTTATCTCATAAAAAGACATATGTAGAAGAGATTTGTCTTAAATACTAGTATATCAAGTCATAAGCCACGTTCATAAGTAGCCAGTTGGAGAATATCAAGTCCAATGATTCATCAGAAATTTACCTATTTAACAAACCTCTTCTTCAAGGTTCACCAATTTTGCGTTTTTTAACCCTTGTGTAATGTTTGGGCGGGGGAGGAGGCTACGGGGCATCATCCTTAGGCTCATCATCATGCTGCAAATTCCATTAGATGGATGCAATCAATATTCGGTGTAATAATAAGAATAAAGTGaactacaaaatatatcattacATTGTAATTAATGTTATCATACCATAGAGTTGCCTCGGTGTCCTATTTTGTGTCCACTTGTCCCACAAGTGGGCGCTCTTCTAGTGCGTTGCGGTCTACCTCATGGGGGTGAAGGCTGATGAGAGGGATGCTCATCCGGTACATCAGTATGTGGCTATAGAGTGTCAATCCCAACCGGAGGTCCTAGAGGGTTGGATGAGGATGAGGTAGGTGGGTAATGATGCTCTGTGTAGAGGCCAGGAGTGGGTGCACTAGAGCTGGTGGGTGGGTATGAGGGTGTCTCGGGGAGTATAGGAGGGGTCAAATTTTGATCAATACTGAGATCAAAATTGGGCTGCGAAGGTGGGGTGGGTGAAGGGACCTCGGGCTGAGGAGATGCATATGGGATGGGTGCAGGCATCTCAGGACTAGTTACAACCTGAGGGATTGTTGCACGCTGACCACGGCCCCTAGCTGCACTTGTGCTTAGGCTTGCTATAGTAGGCCGACCACGGCCCCTGGCTACATTTGTGCTTGGGCTTGCTATAGCAGGCCGACCACGGCACCTAGCTGCACTTGTGCTTGTTGTAGCAAGCCGACCACGGCCCCTAGCTGCACTTGTGCTTGGGCTTGTTGTAACAGGCTGACCACAGCCCCTAGCTACGCTTGTGCTTGGGCTTGCAATAACACGCTGACCACGGGCGGTGTACTTACGGGTGCTGCACTTGTGCTTGGGGTTGTAGTAGTTGCTGGTTCAGTCTAATGCCCATTGTTTGCCTGCCTATTTGCTGCAGGACCACCACCAAGCCCAACCACATTATTTAGGACGTGCCAGACGTGGTTGTGAGCTCGGCTACGTTCAGGAAGCATCTCCAATAGCGCTAAATGGCTTTCAATCTGAAATGGAGAAAGAACCAGTACAATTAGATTTGAGACATTTATGTATCAATTAATGAATGGATAATATAGTACTTATTAATCTACTCAAATACTCAACTAAAAACTAACAGTTTTATTAGAATACTATATGTAACAAAAAGTCTTCAATTGGATGTCAGTCAAATCAAACCAGATTTGctgaaaaaagaaatcaattaatTCTACGTTCGTACATGTACTAAAGAAATCGAAGCAGgcaataaaatctaattagaacACATTACCATTATATCTAATTTAGTGCTGTTGCGGTCGACATACTTTCGAGTGACCGGACAGTACCAGCGGTAATAGGCATGATCGCAGGGCATCTCACCAGTCTGAGGAGGTGCATGACAAAGTTGTTGTTGTCTCATATCCCATGAAAGGATATACGGTCCATGCTCCTCCCTCCAATTCTTTTCCACCTTCCCACGTAAGTCAATTCTATGCAGTCTATCATCGTACACAACATCGTCAGGCGGCTCCTACGCCAACCCAAACTGTCGAAGGACACGGTCCGAGTGGTGTCTCTCTACTATGCAGAAACACACAAGCGGAACCCTTGCTGTCCAAGTACCCCTCCCTGCAACGCAGAACTCAGGAAGGTGGCCGAAGTCTACCTCGTATGGCTGCCACACAATCtacaatagaaacaaaaaacaattatcatagcATCTTAAAATGTGAAACAAGGGAGAATACAtagataaaggaaaaaacaaaaattaaaacagaaGATATGTTAAAAGATGAAGCAATCATATTCTTAAGGAAAATTAACATAACCAAACAgaatttttgaatattattaccTAGTTTGGCTGCATTCTAACTAATTGCTTGCGATAGTGGATCAAGGCCATGTTGGATGGCCTACTCTTTGGGCTTGGCACCCGCACCCACCTACAGTTATGAGTGAATAACATAAGATAAGATAATACCACTTAGTTAGTAAGAAGAGTACATTGCATAACACACTAAATATCAGGAAAATACTTACTTAAATGCAAGTGGAGCATTTGGCCATGGGCCATAATCACATCCAGGTGGGGGCTTTATCCTCGGGCACAAGAATGGCAACCTTGCCCATATCTAATACTGGACCAAGGTGCACGCCCCACCAATCTGCGATGCCCCTTTCTCGCTTGCCCGACACAATTCTCTGTACAACCAGGCTAGGCAACCACTACCCCAACTATACTGTGGCGGATCACAAAGGTTCCACAAGAACTCCAAAAACATTAGATGCACCCTATCTCCCGACTTGTCCATAAAAAGCTTATCCCCTAGTAGCGCTAAAATATAGCACCGGGCATACTGATGTATCTGAATCTCCGTTGCATCATGAGGCAATGGCTCTGCAATGGCGTCAATAAGGCGGCTGATGAGAATTCTTTGCCCCATCAAAGTTTTGTTGTCATTCACCGGACTAAAACCAAGCAACTCCATGCGCAGTTGACTCCAATCCCCATCCACCACAGCAGTCGGCCCAACCAAGACCTCACCGTCTATAGGAAGTTTGAAAATGACCTCCACATCTTGTAGGGTGATTGACATCTCACCATGTGGAAGATGGAACGTATGAGTCTCTGGCCGCCATCGCTCAACTAGGGCCGATATTAGGCAATGATCTATCTCTCTGGAAGGGGCCCTAAACAATCCTTCCAGCCTTACCAACTTGATAATGTCAATCACCCGATTATCTTGCATCTGAATGTGTGTCATCTCCTTAGTGCGACCATGGCACGTAAGTGGGCCCGGGTCCTAAAAAATCGATACAAAATTATCGCGGTTGTTAGAACTAGATATACAACTTTGAAAGAACTTGCTAACTAAAAGTCAAAGACAACGTAAAAATTAAAGCGGTTGTTAGAAGATATTTCACCTCGTCATTCCAAATGTCCTCTGATCAATGATATCGTTGTCGCGTCAACAATGACTGATTTTGGGTACTAGGGTGCACGATCTCTAGCTCCTCATCGATTCGAGGCTCCATACTGCAAAGAGTCTAGACAATTAAAAAGGTTATGAAAACCCCAATTTTTCTATGCCAATGTCTGACAAGactacatatattttcattCTATCAccttcaaaattatatatatatttatatatatatacaagattaAAATGACAGTTAAACATTACAAGTGCATACAAACTAGATAAGAACATGTAGGTAAATAAAAGTTTACACTTGATGGAACCATAAATTTGAAGTGAAAAGAAAGAGTTACAGAAACATTCAAGCTTCAAGAGCATCAGCGAAATGTGACCAACTGACCATGCAAGAGGATGGCCCTTAACAGAAATTTTTTAGGCCTTCTACATTCCTATtctcaacttatttttgtaagtaaataagattatattttttaacactattctttcttttgtgcATTTCCTAACTCCTTTCAATCTCTACATTGGTTGCCACCAAACATTCATAGGCCACAAGACCATTTTTATATTCTTCCAAGTGCAGAAATTAGCTGCCAAAAGTAATTTTCAATCATATTTTAGATATCAACCTGTACGCAgatcaaatatttaatttttctaacaaGTAAACGTGATCAAATCCAAAGTTCTATTGGCCACCAAAGTTCCTCCATTAATCTTTCATGTACTCTGACTAAAATAAAGATGATTTTCACAGTAAATTTCATGGTAGTTTCCACTAAAGGAAACCACTATATTTAATATTCCAATTCAGATTATTGAGTAATTTGGTTTTACTCAAATAAACCATATAGCttgatgttatttattttttattttttaaggtaaaacaaataaataacagCTTGATGTTAGTCCAAAGACACAAGTTTGTACAACCTAATTTTACTACCCCAAATAATGTCACTAAACCCAATTAAAAGCCAAAATTATCCAGATATACACCCACAGACCCACTAACAACTAAACCCATTCAAGGAATCAACAACaagctctctcttcttctttttctcacttttcttccttttctatGTACAATGTGCACTTGCTCAAACACACAAGCATatcccataaaatatttttgtgattttaaaaaTCCCAACTATTGAACAAGAATCCAACATATTTTTGGACAGTCATCTTTAGTTCAGTTACTAAATCCAAGAACAAGAATCCAAATTCATAAATCACAAACaaaagccaagatccaaaagccaaaatcaaaaacaaatttagcCATTAATACCCCCATATAGCAACCACCACAATTGAAGAAGCCCAAAAAGGAAATCACCAAGGTATATTCAGCTATTAAATTTAACAACCCAGAAAGCAACCCATCACCACAAATTCAATTTAGCCACTAAttcccaaaacccaaacaaaaacacaaaagacaaaGTTCAGCCACTAAACTGAGctacaaaaacccaaaatttcaagaacCCAAAACAGAAAAGAACTCAAATTTCCAATAACCAATcacacaaatccaaaaaaagcataaagaaaaagagaacccAGAACCTGAAAAGAGAGAGTACGAACGGTGGGCTACGAACGGCTTGAGAGTGAGTGAGCGAGTGAGTGACTTTGAGAGTGAGTTTGAGAGGGCGGAGTTTGAGAGTGAGTTTGAAAGGGTTCGTGTTTAGGTGTTTGAACTTTGAGGATTTTGTAATGAGCCGTCTGAAAGTgctttggatttgtgttttaaTGGTGGGCAAACTTCGAGTCTTATAAACTCGATTTTACGTGGCTCCACATGGAAAATTTGTCCACGTAAGGGTATTACCAAAACAACGAACTTGGGCTTtggaaactcgagttctaattaaatctcgagttttaaaaactcgagatgctagtttcacACATACTTTCAAAATCGGgcaactaacgaaattgttagaaatcctttgttatTTGGAAAGGGTGTTCGAATGGGCATCGTGCATTGCGGTGATGTaatctttttatgttttctatGATGGAGTTCCTAGATTCTTTACGCTCCTGCCATTGATACAACAACTTTGATG encodes:
- the LOC115991301 gene encoding serine/threonine-protein phosphatase 7 long form homolog, which encodes MTHIQMQDNRVIDIIKLVRLEGLFRAPSREIDHCLISALVERWRPETHTFHLPHGEMSITLQDVEVIFKLPIDGEVLVGPTAVVDGDWSQLRMELLGFSPVNDNKTLMGQRILISRLIDAIAEPLPHDATEIQIHQYARCYILALLGDKLFMDKSGDRVHLMFLEFLWNLCDPPQYSWGSGCLAWLYRELCRASEKGASQIGGACTLVQY